One Lacticaseibacillus rhamnosus genomic window carries:
- a CDS encoding response regulator: MTNILIVEDDPMVQFIHRNYLEKLGTFETIYSSETIAEAKKLLASRSIQLILLDIRLKDGNGIDFLTELRRTKQMVDVILITAANEVEIVNDALHLGVIDYLIKPFTMERFEKSIQRFKTKNQALVSQQLNQSQLDAYLEPHTHASSIRDLDKGLSKATLKMIQAAIQQLPSSFTVAQLTAETGLSHVSVRKYLNFLEDHRFLKSDTIYRKTGRPFKTYQVIAPLPMRS, from the coding sequence ATGACCAACATTCTCATCGTTGAAGACGATCCCATGGTGCAATTTATTCATCGCAACTATCTGGAAAAGCTTGGTACTTTTGAGACGATTTACTCGTCGGAGACCATTGCCGAGGCCAAAAAACTGCTGGCAAGCCGTTCGATTCAACTCATTCTTCTGGATATTCGCCTGAAAGATGGTAATGGGATCGACTTTTTAACCGAACTACGCCGCACCAAGCAAATGGTTGATGTTATTTTAATCACCGCAGCCAATGAAGTCGAAATCGTAAATGACGCCTTACATCTGGGTGTCATTGATTACCTTATCAAACCTTTCACGATGGAACGCTTCGAAAAAAGCATCCAGCGTTTTAAAACGAAAAATCAAGCGCTGGTCAGTCAGCAATTGAATCAAAGTCAACTCGATGCTTATTTAGAACCACACACGCACGCTTCTTCCATTCGCGACTTGGATAAAGGTCTAAGCAAAGCAACTTTGAAAATGATTCAAGCCGCAATTCAACAATTGCCATCATCTTTTACGGTCGCACAATTAACCGCTGAAACTGGCTTATCGCACGTCTCGGTTCGAAAGTATCTAAACTTTTTGGAGGATCATCGCTTTCTGAAAAGTGATACGATTTACCGCAAGACCGGCCGTCCATTCAAGACTTATCAGGTGATAGCGCCATTGCCGATGCGGTCGTAA
- a CDS encoding HAD family hydrolase — protein sequence MVKRLLSASTSEVMQFNGQQLKESIKASEGRIIVSENIVTQENLDSITTAEIAAAFGADMILCNRLDVNDPKIFGLYPGERHLAAAPKHDGKASIDRLKKLVGRPVGINLEPIGDHPNMMEQQIAILPGCTASEAVIKKAEAMGFQFMVLTGNPGTGVTNEAIIHSITVAKQYFSGLIIAGKMHASGVDERIMTAETAKDFIEAGADVILAPAVGSVPGFDEADLTEVVKVVHQLGGLVMSAIGTSQEGSGSRVLQAMAIRNKICGVDMQHVGDSAWGFESPVNNLYAVSKAIRGERHTIQRMARSINR from the coding sequence ATGGTGAAACGATTGTTGAGTGCCAGTACCAGTGAAGTCATGCAGTTTAATGGGCAGCAGTTAAAAGAAAGCATCAAAGCCAGCGAAGGCCGAATAATTGTGAGTGAAAATATCGTGACGCAAGAGAATCTGGATAGCATTACGACGGCAGAAATTGCGGCTGCTTTTGGGGCGGATATGATTTTGTGTAACCGGTTGGATGTGAATGATCCGAAAATTTTCGGTCTTTATCCGGGTGAACGGCATCTTGCTGCTGCGCCTAAGCATGATGGCAAAGCGAGCATTGACCGATTGAAGAAATTGGTTGGGCGGCCAGTGGGGATTAATCTTGAACCGATTGGCGATCATCCTAACATGATGGAACAACAGATTGCGATTTTACCCGGCTGTACCGCAAGTGAGGCTGTCATCAAAAAAGCAGAAGCAATGGGTTTTCAGTTCATGGTTCTAACCGGGAATCCGGGCACGGGGGTCACTAATGAAGCGATTATCCATAGCATTACCGTGGCCAAGCAATACTTCAGCGGCTTGATTATTGCGGGTAAAATGCATGCTTCCGGAGTTGATGAACGGATCATGACAGCAGAAACGGCCAAAGACTTTATCGAAGCAGGAGCCGATGTGATTTTGGCGCCAGCAGTTGGCTCAGTGCCGGGATTTGACGAAGCCGATTTAACCGAAGTCGTGAAAGTGGTTCATCAGTTAGGCGGCTTGGTCATGAGTGCGATCGGTACTAGTCAGGAAGGCAGCGGCAGTCGGGTGTTGCAGGCAATGGCAATTCGCAACAAAATCTGCGGTGTCGATATGCAACATGTCGGCGATTCCGCTTGGGGCTTTGAGTCGCCGGTCAATAATTTATACGCCGTCAGCAAAGCAATTCGTGGGGAACGGCATACGATTCAGCGGATGGCGCGGTCGATTAATCGCTAA
- a CDS encoding Spo0B domain-containing protein, with amino-acid sequence MKIKGWRLWSWLSLIFTSTLLVTVFTVYGFTLLENRQQFETRESQLLLSVGRQLAQEPRVISALKANKADPATRAYANSVAKNFKLDFVVIMNMQAIRLTHPDPKQINRHFRGGDEVRALQGHAYVSVQRGTLGRSLRGFVPVYQNHKQIGVVALGIKVTALQMLIHNSQNGFRLALLVGIVMGILIAFLVAYYIKRQLHDLEPKEIARLLEERNAMLEETKDPVIVVDLNQTIVLVNRAASKLQRHLIHEQAFIGRPLTTLIAHPERIKLTVKTEQFYQQDGQDYLFSAAPIIVKKQKIGYVIFLRNATEAIFVADQLANTTAYANALQSQSHEFMNKLHVIYGLVSIKQYDELAIYLQDLLKPEQEFANRLALLVKNPLVAGFMIGEREKFAERKTTLNFEIVPELPANPNVSETKSLLTLSRYLHFGLLQQDLPATILIQLDYAQDQLTITYHLAQPLSRNALLSVIHQDYFQQLLSDLHGTATLSPAEPLVLTLVVDYHEEAKNDQHSHR; translated from the coding sequence TTGAAAATAAAAGGATGGCGCCTCTGGAGTTGGCTGTCACTCATCTTCACCTCAACTTTATTAGTGACGGTTTTCACAGTCTATGGCTTCACCTTATTGGAAAATCGCCAGCAGTTCGAGACGCGTGAAAGTCAACTTTTACTGTCAGTCGGCCGCCAATTGGCTCAAGAACCACGTGTCATTTCTGCGCTTAAGGCCAATAAGGCTGATCCGGCAACGCGCGCTTACGCCAATTCTGTTGCCAAAAACTTCAAACTCGACTTTGTTGTCATCATGAACATGCAAGCGATTCGCCTCACCCATCCTGATCCAAAGCAGATTAACCGCCATTTTCGAGGTGGGGATGAGGTTCGCGCCTTGCAGGGACACGCCTATGTTTCCGTGCAACGCGGAACCCTAGGGCGCTCCTTACGTGGGTTTGTTCCTGTGTACCAAAACCACAAACAAATTGGGGTAGTGGCACTCGGCATTAAAGTCACGGCCTTACAAATGCTCATTCATAACTCCCAAAACGGCTTTCGCTTGGCATTACTAGTCGGCATCGTTATGGGCATCCTCATCGCCTTTTTGGTGGCTTATTACATTAAGCGGCAACTACACGATCTTGAGCCTAAAGAAATTGCTCGGTTGCTTGAGGAACGTAATGCCATGCTGGAAGAAACCAAAGATCCGGTAATTGTTGTGGATCTCAACCAGACGATTGTGCTAGTTAATAGAGCTGCCAGCAAACTGCAGCGCCACCTCATTCATGAACAAGCATTTATTGGCCGGCCGTTAACCACTTTAATTGCCCATCCGGAACGCATTAAGCTGACGGTCAAGACCGAGCAGTTTTATCAGCAAGATGGTCAGGATTATTTGTTCTCAGCCGCACCAATTATCGTGAAGAAGCAAAAAATCGGTTACGTTATCTTTTTACGCAACGCCACTGAGGCTATTTTCGTTGCCGATCAGCTGGCGAACACCACAGCTTATGCCAACGCACTGCAAAGCCAATCCCATGAGTTTATGAACAAGCTGCATGTTATTTACGGATTGGTTTCGATCAAACAGTACGATGAATTGGCGATTTATTTACAAGACCTTTTGAAACCGGAACAAGAATTTGCTAATCGCCTCGCATTGTTAGTAAAAAATCCGCTCGTAGCTGGGTTCATGATTGGCGAACGCGAGAAATTTGCGGAACGTAAAACAACGCTCAACTTTGAAATCGTGCCAGAACTGCCTGCCAATCCCAATGTTAGCGAAACTAAATCACTTTTAACCCTCAGCCGTTATCTGCACTTTGGTCTTTTACAGCAAGATTTGCCTGCGACCATTCTGATTCAGCTCGATTATGCTCAGGACCAACTGACCATCACCTATCATCTAGCACAACCGCTTAGCCGTAACGCGTTGTTGTCAGTGATTCATCAAGATTACTTCCAACAATTACTTTCTGATTTGCATGGCACAGCCACCCTAAGTCCAGCCGAACCACTTGTGTTGACTTTGGTGGTGGACTACCACGAGGAGGCAAAAAATGACCAACATTCTCATCGTTGA
- a CDS encoding NAD(P)-dependent malic enzyme, which translates to MAKKDFNQLALDQAKINGGKLSVEPKVPIETRDDLSIAYTPGVGAVSSAIAKDQSLVYDLTTKKNTVAVVSDGSAVLGLGNIGAEAAMPVMEGKAALFKRFAKVDAVPIVLDTQDTEAIIAAVKAIAPTFGGINLEDISAPRCFEIETRLIDELNIPVFHDDQHGTAIVVLAALYNALKVADKKIEDIRVVVNGGGSAGLSVARRFLAAGVKHIIVVDKVGILAEKNADQLPPHHAAIAKITNRENRTGTLEDALKGADVFIGVSAPHILNPAWIKTMAPKPIIFAMANPEPEIFPDEALAAGAYIVGTGRSDFANQINNVLAFPGIFRGALDARARKITIDMQIAAAKGIASLIPDDELSTTNIIANAFDGDVAEVVAESVRDAAKATAKA; encoded by the coding sequence ATGGCAAAGAAGGATTTTAATCAACTTGCGCTAGATCAAGCAAAAATAAATGGCGGAAAATTGAGTGTGGAACCGAAAGTACCAATTGAGACGCGCGATGATTTGAGTATTGCGTATACTCCAGGCGTCGGGGCAGTTTCTTCTGCTATTGCCAAGGATCAGTCGCTCGTTTATGACTTAACCACTAAGAAAAATACGGTTGCAGTTGTCAGTGACGGTTCGGCGGTTTTAGGGTTAGGCAATATCGGTGCCGAAGCTGCGATGCCGGTGATGGAAGGAAAAGCCGCTTTGTTCAAACGGTTTGCTAAGGTTGATGCCGTGCCGATTGTGTTGGATACGCAAGACACTGAAGCAATCATTGCTGCGGTTAAAGCCATTGCACCAACATTTGGCGGGATCAATCTTGAGGATATCAGTGCGCCGCGGTGTTTTGAAATCGAAACACGGCTCATTGATGAACTCAATATCCCCGTGTTCCATGATGATCAACACGGCACTGCGATTGTGGTGCTCGCCGCTTTGTACAATGCCTTGAAAGTAGCGGATAAAAAGATTGAAGACATTCGCGTGGTGGTTAATGGCGGCGGCTCGGCGGGGCTATCCGTTGCCCGGCGATTCTTGGCAGCCGGGGTCAAACACATCATAGTGGTGGATAAGGTGGGCATTTTAGCTGAAAAGAACGCTGATCAACTGCCACCACATCATGCGGCGATTGCTAAGATAACGAATCGCGAAAACCGCACCGGGACGTTAGAAGATGCCTTGAAAGGTGCGGACGTCTTTATTGGGGTATCGGCGCCGCACATTCTCAATCCGGCGTGGATCAAAACAATGGCGCCCAAACCGATTATTTTCGCCATGGCCAATCCGGAACCGGAGATTTTCCCGGATGAAGCGTTGGCGGCTGGTGCGTATATTGTCGGAACTGGGCGCAGTGATTTTGCAAACCAGATCAACAATGTGCTCGCTTTCCCAGGCATTTTCCGCGGCGCTCTGGATGCTAGGGCACGCAAAATTACAATTGACATGCAGATTGCCGCGGCTAAAGGAATTGCCAGCTTGATTCCGGATGATGAATTGTCAACCACGAATATCATTGCTAATGCGTTTGACGGGGATGTTGCTGAAGTGGTAGCAGAAAGCGTTCGGGACGCAGCAAAAGCAACAGCGAAAGCCTAG
- a CDS encoding ribose-phosphate diphosphokinase: protein MHELKLFSLNGNRPLAEKIAAEVGLPLSPARVNHFADGEVQIELPESVRGADVYVIQSVSDPVNENFMELMIMVDALRRASAHHINVVISYYGYARADRKARSREPITAKLVANMLEMDGVDRIVAVELHADQIQGFFDIPVDHLKAHRLIGDYFRKLNLGDNVVVIAPDHSGTKQARALAEELHTPIAIVDKRDQEHIGVIGNVEGMHAIVIDDLIDTGDRIVDSYKALSAAGALDVYAAATHGVFSRGAVDRIKHLGLKKVVITDTIQLDPKHQFEGLDQISVGPMLGKAIKLINSNQSIHVLF from the coding sequence ATGCACGAATTAAAATTATTCAGTCTCAATGGCAATCGACCACTCGCGGAAAAGATTGCGGCCGAAGTGGGTTTACCGTTATCGCCCGCTCGAGTGAATCATTTTGCCGATGGAGAAGTTCAAATCGAGCTGCCGGAAAGTGTTCGTGGTGCTGATGTTTATGTCATCCAATCGGTCTCTGATCCAGTGAATGAAAACTTCATGGAGCTCATGATCATGGTGGATGCATTGCGCCGCGCAAGTGCACACCATATTAACGTGGTCATTTCATACTATGGCTATGCGCGTGCTGACCGCAAAGCACGATCACGCGAACCGATTACTGCAAAACTGGTCGCCAATATGTTGGAAATGGATGGAGTCGATCGGATTGTGGCGGTTGAACTGCATGCCGACCAGATTCAGGGATTCTTTGACATTCCAGTTGACCATCTGAAAGCCCACCGGTTAATCGGCGACTACTTCAGAAAGCTGAATCTTGGCGATAATGTGGTCGTCATCGCCCCTGATCATAGCGGAACCAAACAGGCGCGGGCATTGGCAGAAGAATTACATACGCCAATTGCGATTGTCGACAAACGTGATCAGGAACACATCGGCGTGATCGGTAACGTTGAAGGGATGCACGCCATTGTGATTGATGACCTGATTGATACAGGTGATCGAATCGTTGACTCCTACAAAGCCTTAAGTGCAGCTGGTGCACTAGATGTTTATGCAGCTGCTACTCACGGCGTCTTTTCACGCGGGGCCGTTGATCGGATCAAACATCTAGGATTGAAGAAGGTTGTCATCACTGACACGATTCAACTCGATCCCAAGCATCAATTCGAAGGACTCGATCAAATTTCTGTTGGCCCGATGCTAGGCAAGGCCATCAAGTTGATCAACAGCAATCAGTCCATTCACGTTTTATTCTAA
- a CDS encoding NAD(P)-dependent oxidoreductase: MKITFIGVGDMGSQIVPHLAQAGYDVVIWDKEPAKMTALTGDHVRAATSLEDAVTASKIIITSVMSADVPALHIGTVDDPGIVNYLQPGSTLIVTSTLDPRKITAIQSAMPAHATLLDVPMIGGVKYAREASLVLIAAGDKQVVETVAPVLETFGKIRYVGDQGNGAKLKLITNVAIMAAEAGIRETLDLADAYGIDYETTLELLQMGPLKPVVLRALDESNPRPLKDSVADEVELDNATKEFVDLPIATAAMKRLQKAVDSVDGEAKFIDITNKKTALPKASE, from the coding sequence ATGAAAATAACATTTATCGGTGTTGGCGATATGGGTAGTCAGATCGTGCCGCATTTGGCCCAGGCTGGTTATGATGTCGTGATTTGGGACAAAGAACCGGCTAAAATGACGGCACTGACTGGGGACCATGTTCGGGCGGCGACCTCACTGGAAGATGCGGTGACCGCTTCTAAAATCATTATCACGTCGGTCATGTCAGCTGATGTGCCAGCATTGCATATCGGGACGGTAGATGACCCGGGAATTGTCAATTATTTACAGCCGGGCAGCACGCTGATTGTCACTTCAACATTGGATCCTCGAAAAATCACCGCGATTCAAAGTGCCATGCCAGCACATGCGACTTTGCTAGATGTGCCGATGATCGGCGGGGTGAAATATGCTCGTGAAGCCAGTCTGGTGCTGATTGCAGCTGGTGACAAGCAAGTGGTAGAGACAGTTGCGCCGGTTTTGGAGACCTTTGGCAAGATCAGGTATGTTGGTGACCAAGGCAACGGCGCTAAGCTAAAGTTGATCACCAATGTTGCGATTATGGCAGCCGAAGCCGGTATTCGCGAAACCTTGGATTTAGCTGATGCATACGGCATTGACTATGAAACCACGCTCGAATTGTTACAGATGGGACCACTTAAGCCAGTCGTACTCCGGGCGCTAGACGAAAGCAATCCGCGGCCACTCAAAGACTCGGTTGCTGATGAAGTCGAATTAGACAACGCGACCAAGGAATTTGTCGACTTGCCAATCGCCACGGCGGCCATGAAACGCTTGCAAAAAGCGGTTGATTCAGTTGACGGCGAAGCGAAATTTATCGATATTACTAACAAGAAGACGGCGCTGCCAAAAGCTTCGGAATAA
- a CDS encoding type 1 glutamine amidotransferase encodes MRINVLQHTPNEGPGAIKTWADFYGHELYVYHPYQFDGTLPTASETDLLVVLGGPMSPNDDIDWIKAERRLIKTLLSQHKPIFGACYGAQQIVKTMGYQVSKAPAKEVGWAPVHLQTHMIPGLPDSLLALHWHEEMFQVPDEATLLFSNELLKNQGYLLGDHVIGLQFHLEPQADDVREIAINDAAYALDDNALHQTAAEIMRVDPPEANRLAIFRMLDFITTPTK; translated from the coding sequence ATGCGAATTAACGTTTTGCAACACACTCCCAATGAAGGTCCGGGGGCTATTAAGACTTGGGCAGATTTTTACGGACATGAGCTTTACGTTTACCATCCTTATCAATTTGACGGCACATTACCAACCGCTTCTGAAACAGATTTGTTGGTTGTTTTAGGAGGACCGATGAGCCCAAATGACGATATTGATTGGATTAAGGCGGAGCGTCGTCTTATTAAGACACTGTTGAGCCAGCATAAACCAATCTTTGGTGCTTGTTATGGCGCGCAACAAATCGTAAAGACGATGGGCTATCAAGTTAGCAAAGCACCGGCTAAAGAGGTTGGTTGGGCGCCTGTACATCTACAAACGCATATGATTCCCGGTTTACCAGATTCGTTGCTGGCTTTGCATTGGCACGAAGAAATGTTTCAAGTTCCGGATGAAGCGACGTTGTTATTCAGTAATGAATTGTTAAAAAACCAAGGCTATTTACTTGGTGATCATGTAATTGGTTTACAGTTTCATCTGGAACCGCAAGCTGATGATGTTCGCGAAATAGCAATTAACGATGCGGCTTATGCTTTAGACGATAACGCTTTACATCAAACGGCCGCAGAAATTATGCGCGTCGATCCACCAGAGGCTAACCGCTTAGCCATCTTCCGTATGCTGGATTTCATAACTACGCCAACAAAATAG
- a CDS encoding IS30 family transposase, giving the protein MTHSQTNTHKHYQQLSFSDRATIQALQAAGDTATVIAQKLHRSKATISREITRGSVTQLDSKRHSHQVYLAETAQAMHDRKRDRTGHYAFLKTGRAFFKALARELTRKPRVHSVDSFVHFYRDQGKACPSTTTVYRYIDAGLLELDNMTLPKKLRRRIKGYKNAHKRKNKKIYGDSIELRPAAVNDRTGVGHWEGDLVKGIRLADEPALMTLTERYSRTEIIVKIPDYHAGTCLKALQDTIDDYGAKEFESITFDNGSEFAKLSEIVGTQIYFAHPYSPWERGTNENANGLLREFFPKGKSLRAVTLVEIQAVQSALNHRPRRILNYLRPCDYYRCMA; this is encoded by the coding sequence ATGACCCACTCTCAGACTAACACCCACAAGCATTACCAACAACTCAGTTTTAGCGACCGTGCTACAATTCAGGCCCTTCAGGCTGCTGGTGACACCGCGACCGTGATTGCACAGAAGCTTCATCGCAGTAAAGCGACAATCTCACGAGAAATCACGCGTGGATCTGTAACTCAGCTCGACTCGAAGCGTCACTCGCATCAAGTCTATCTTGCGGAAACTGCCCAAGCCATGCACGACCGTAAACGCGATAGAACCGGTCACTACGCCTTTCTTAAGACCGGCCGTGCGTTCTTCAAGGCTCTCGCCAGGGAGCTTACTCGTAAGCCGCGCGTACACAGCGTTGATAGCTTCGTACACTTCTATCGCGACCAGGGCAAGGCTTGCCCTTCAACGACAACTGTGTATCGCTACATCGACGCCGGGCTGCTTGAGCTAGACAACATGACACTTCCCAAGAAGCTCCGACGCCGCATCAAAGGCTATAAGAACGCCCACAAGCGCAAGAATAAGAAGATATACGGCGACTCAATCGAGTTGCGTCCTGCGGCCGTGAATGACCGCACAGGCGTGGGACATTGGGAAGGCGACTTGGTCAAAGGTATTCGCTTAGCTGATGAGCCAGCATTAATGACGCTCACAGAACGGTACAGCCGGACTGAGATCATCGTCAAGATTCCTGACTATCATGCGGGCACCTGCCTTAAAGCCTTGCAGGACACGATCGACGACTACGGGGCCAAGGAATTTGAGAGTATCACTTTTGACAATGGTTCCGAGTTTGCCAAGTTATCAGAGATTGTTGGAACCCAGATTTACTTCGCACATCCGTACTCGCCTTGGGAGCGTGGCACAAACGAGAACGCCAATGGACTGCTTAGGGAATTCTTCCCGAAAGGGAAGTCTCTCAGAGCAGTTACCCTGGTTGAAATTCAAGCAGTCCAATCCGCACTGAACCATCGTCCCAGACGTATTCTGAACTATCTTCGCCCATGCGATTACTACCGATGCATGGCGTAA
- a CDS encoding D-2-hydroxyacid dehydrogenase has protein sequence MKIVLLDGYALNRDLDWSALKKLGECHFYDRTPVNDTQKILARIGDAEIVLTHKTPLTKAIIGKAPNLRYIGVMGDGYDVIDVEAASARGIPVTNVPIYATDAVAQFTFALILEITSHVGLHNRLVHEGRWEASPDFTFWAKKLTLLAGKTLGLVGYGRIAQKVASIAHAFSMKVVFYDRRPKTHDNQMSQQVSLKELLTTADIISLHVRQAPETLNLIRRETIEQMRPGVIIINTARGKLINENDLALALNQGKIAAAGLDVSQQEPIQPDNPLLTAKNCYITPHIAWAPYETREKLLALTIANLTAFLKGTPQNVVNVQAFH, from the coding sequence ATAAAGATTGTTTTACTCGATGGCTATGCATTGAACCGCGATTTAGATTGGAGTGCTTTAAAGAAGCTCGGGGAATGTCATTTTTACGATCGCACACCGGTCAACGATACGCAGAAAATCCTAGCTAGAATTGGTGATGCAGAGATCGTTTTAACGCACAAGACACCTTTGACTAAAGCGATTATTGGCAAGGCGCCCAATCTTAGATATATTGGTGTCATGGGAGACGGTTATGATGTGATTGATGTTGAGGCAGCAAGTGCCAGAGGAATTCCTGTGACCAATGTCCCTATCTACGCAACCGATGCCGTCGCTCAATTCACTTTTGCCCTCATCCTAGAGATAACCAGTCATGTCGGGCTTCACAATCGACTTGTTCATGAAGGCCGTTGGGAAGCGAGTCCCGACTTTACTTTCTGGGCAAAAAAGCTGACCTTATTAGCGGGGAAAACCCTTGGATTAGTTGGCTATGGCCGAATCGCTCAAAAAGTAGCTTCCATTGCCCATGCATTTTCAATGAAGGTAGTTTTCTATGATCGGCGGCCCAAAACGCATGACAATCAAATGAGCCAGCAAGTTAGTCTAAAGGAATTACTCACTACCGCTGATATCATTAGTTTGCACGTCCGGCAAGCACCGGAAACCCTTAATCTGATTCGACGTGAAACAATTGAACAAATGCGTCCAGGGGTGATCATCATTAACACCGCCCGCGGTAAACTCATCAATGAAAATGACCTTGCATTGGCATTAAACCAGGGAAAAATTGCTGCTGCCGGACTGGACGTCTCACAACAGGAACCCATTCAACCGGACAATCCCCTCTTAACCGCTAAAAATTGTTATATAACACCACATATCGCTTGGGCTCCCTATGAAACCAGAGAGAAATTATTGGCACTCACGATTGCTAATCTAACGGCCTTTCTCAAAGGCACACCGCAAAATGTCGTCAACGTGCAAGCATTTCACTAA
- a CDS encoding 2-hydroxycarboxylate transporter family protein: MASKTGTPSAPESSQSKWMAIRIGSVPLPVYLVMAMVIILAGAMQQLPVNMLGGFAVILTMGWLLGTIGANIPVVKNFGGPAILSLLVPSILVFYNALNPNVLKATDMLMKQANFLYFYIACLVCGSILGMNRKILIQGLMRMIIPMMLGMILAMGVGTLVGVLLGLEWKHTLFFIVTPVLAGGIGEGILPLSLGYSTITGTTSGALVAQLIPATIIGNFFAIMCSGLLNRLGEKRPELSGQGQLVRLNGAEDDLADALKDDTGPLDLKMMGAGVLTACTLFILGMLLQSVTGFPGPVLMIVAAAILKYVNVIPGETQRGAKQLYKFISSNFTFPLMAGLGLLYIPLKDVVGMLSWQYFIIVISVVLTVVSTGFFVARFLNMNPVETAIVTACQSGMGGTGDVAILSTANRMNLMPFAQVATRLGGAITVISMTAILRMIF; the protein is encoded by the coding sequence ATGGCGAGTAAAACGGGAACACCTAGCGCACCGGAGAGTTCACAAAGTAAGTGGATGGCGATCAGGATTGGTTCCGTGCCGTTGCCAGTTTATCTGGTGATGGCCATGGTGATCATCCTTGCCGGCGCGATGCAGCAGCTGCCGGTCAATATGCTTGGTGGCTTTGCAGTGATTCTGACGATGGGCTGGTTGTTAGGGACAATTGGTGCCAACATTCCGGTGGTTAAGAATTTCGGCGGGCCAGCCATACTGTCGTTGTTAGTCCCATCGATCCTTGTGTTTTATAACGCCCTGAATCCGAACGTGTTAAAAGCAACTGACATGTTGATGAAGCAAGCAAACTTTCTTTATTTCTATATTGCATGTCTAGTCTGTGGGAGCATTTTGGGGATGAACCGCAAGATCCTGATTCAAGGGTTGATGCGGATGATTATTCCCATGATGCTTGGCATGATTCTGGCGATGGGTGTGGGCACTTTGGTTGGCGTGTTATTGGGTCTGGAGTGGAAGCATACGTTGTTCTTCATTGTGACGCCGGTTTTGGCTGGCGGCATCGGGGAAGGCATCTTGCCGCTGTCTCTAGGATACAGCACGATCACAGGGACGACCAGCGGCGCGCTTGTGGCTCAGTTAATTCCGGCAACGATTATCGGTAACTTCTTTGCCATTATGTGTTCAGGTTTATTGAATCGGTTGGGAGAGAAGCGTCCGGAGTTATCGGGGCAGGGACAGTTGGTTCGACTGAATGGGGCAGAAGATGACTTGGCAGACGCGTTGAAAGACGATACGGGACCGCTTGATCTAAAAATGATGGGTGCAGGCGTCCTCACGGCATGTACCTTGTTCATTTTAGGGATGTTGTTGCAATCCGTGACTGGCTTTCCAGGGCCGGTTTTGATGATTGTTGCCGCGGCGATTCTGAAATATGTCAATGTCATTCCGGGTGAAACCCAACGAGGCGCCAAACAGTTATACAAGTTTATTTCCAGTAATTTTACGTTTCCGTTGATGGCGGGATTGGGTTTACTATACATTCCGCTAAAAGATGTTGTTGGCATGTTGAGTTGGCAATATTTTATCATTGTTATCAGTGTGGTGCTCACTGTGGTTTCCACCGGTTTCTTCGTAGCGCGGTTCCTGAACATGAATCCGGTTGAAACGGCTATTGTGACGGCTTGCCAGAGCGGGATGGGCGGTACTGGCGACGTGGCTATTCTCAGTACGGCGAATCGGATGAACCTGATGCCATTTGCTCAGGTGGCAACACGCTTGGGTGGCGCGATTACGGTTATTTCAATGACGGCGATTTTGCGGATGATCTTTTAA